Within the Microbacterium sp. 1S1 genome, the region CGTCGCGGATCTGCTCTCCGAGTTCCACGTGGACTCCCCGTCCGGGCGGCGCACCCTGCGGTTCGTCGGGGGGCTGCTGGGCCAGTGGGCGGTCGGCACGCACGCGGCCGTCGCGCTGCTCGAACGTGTGCACCGGGCCTTGGCGGGAGACGCGGACGCCTACCGCGAGGTGGGGCGCCGCGCCTCGGACATGGTCGACGTGAACCAGGCCGTGTTCGACCCGGGCAACGACTTCCACGGGGTCATCGCCGGGGTGCACGAGATGCTCCGCCAGCAAGGGCTCCTCGAAGGCATCTGGTGCCTCGATCCCGCCGAGGGCCTCTCGCCGGGGCAGGCGGAGGAGATCGCCCGCGTGCGGCGGGCGTATCCCGAGCTCAACGACGACGCGTTCATCGCCGAGAACCTCGAGGCCTGGCTGCGATGACCGCCGGGACGAGCGCTCCGACCGTGGTCGCGGCCTGCTCCGCGGAGCTGTTCGCCGAGTTCTTCTCGCCCGGCGATGCGACCCGCCTGGAGGCCGTCGCGGCTCGGCTCGGTGGGACGTTCGTGCGCGTGGACCGGCTCGCGGAGGCAGTGCTCGACGAGGCGCGCGTCGTGGTGACGAGCTGGGGCGTTGGTCCCTTCGACCACGCGGTGCTCGCCACGCTCCCGAAGCTCGAGCTCATCGCGCACACCGGTGCCACGATCAAGCCCTTCGCGACCGACGCGCTGTTCGACCGCGGAGTGCGGGTGACGCAGGCCGGAGCCGGGATGGCGCGGTCCGTGGCGGAGGTGTCGCTGACCTTCACGCTCGCCCTGCTGCACCGGGTACCGGAGATGCACGACGCCCTGCGCGCCGGGGACGGGTGGTGGGACGCGGACGCCGTCGGGGTGCAGCACGAGATCCTCGGCGCGCCCGTCGCGGTCATCGGCGCCTCCCGGACCGGCCGGGCCTACCTCGAGCTGCTCCGTGCCCTGGGCGCCGAGCCGCTGCTCGTCGATCCCACGATCGACGCGGCCGAGGCCTCGTCGCTCGGCGCGGAGCTCCTTCCGCTCGACGATGCGCTCCGCCGCGCGCAGATCGTCGCCGTGCACGCCCCGACGCTGCCCGAGACACATCACCTGATCGGGACGCGCGAACTCGCCTTGATGCCGGACGGCGCGGGCCTGGTGAACACGGCGCGCTCGTGGCTCGTCGACGAGGCCGCCCTGCTCGCCGAGCTCCAGCGCGGCCGGTTGAGCGCCGCGATCGACGTGTTCGACGAGGAGCCCCTGCCCGCGGACAGCCCCTTCCGCTCGGCACCGCGCGTGCTGCTCACCCCGCATCGCGCGGCCGGGACCGTGGAGGGGCGGCTGCGCCAGGGGCGGATCGTCGCCGACGAGCTCGACGCCTTCGCCGCGGGGCAGCCCCTCCGGCACGCCGTCGACCGCGCCCAGCTCTCCTCGATGGCATGAGCGCCGTGGTCGTGCGGTCGGCGCGCGCGGAGGACCAGTCCGCCCTCGTGGCGCTCTGGGCGGCTGCGTTCACCCCAGCCCTCGCCCCGGACCAGTGGCTCGTGGACGCCGAGCGGCTGAGCCACACGCTCGTCGCGGAAGACGACGAGGGCGTGTGCGGGTCGATCTACGGACTGCCGAAGCGCCTGCGGGAGACCGCTGGCGGCGTGGCACAGGTGCACGCGATCGGCAGCGTGGCGGTCGCCGAGCGAGCCCGCGGTCGCGGTCTCGCGCGTCGGCTCGTCGCCGCCAGTCTGGACGAGGGACGCGACGCCGACTGGGCGCTGCTGTTCACCGGGACCCCCGAGGTGTACCGGTCCAGCGGGTTCCTGACCTTCTCGATGCCGCGCACGATGGCCGGGCCGTGGACGGCGCCCGAGGCGGTCGCGGAATCCGACGCGATCGCACGGGAGTCCGTGGGGCTGGGTGTCCTCGGAACCGTGCGCGATGCCTACGAGCACTCCCGCGCGGGCGGCATCGTGCTCGCACCGGTGCGCAGCGACCGCGACTGGACGATGGCGGAGGTGCGGCTGCGCGGCGCGACGCTGTATCGGCAGGTCGACGACGGTGCGACGGTCGGCTATGCCGTGGCGGAGGTGCGGGACGGTGTCGGGCTGCTGCACGATAGCGCGGTCGGTCCCACGGCAGGGGATCCTGCCGCGGTGCGTGGAGCCGTGCTCGACGCGGTGGCCGCAGACTGGGCCGCAGCGGGCGTCCGTGTCTGTGAGCTGGCCATCCCCGCGCTCGCCGCGGAAGAGGCCGCCGTCCGGGCGTTCGCTCCGGCGGCCGTGCGCCAGGACGACCGCACCGGGATGATCCGCCCGCTGCGCCGCGAGGCCCGGGTGGACGGCATCCGCCACTTCACGGCGGGCGACTACTTCTGAGCATCCGCTCGGAGAGCGCGGGGGATCGGGGACTGATCGGTGACCGCGATCCGGCAGACGGCCGGACGCCTGACCGCGGCGAGGACGCCGCAAAGGAGGATGAGCATGACCCAGCTGGACACCACCACCGAGACCGCGGCGCTGCGCAGTCGACGGATGCTGCTCGCCGGATTCGGCGCCGCCGCCCTGGGCGGGGTCGCGGCGATCGGCGCCCCCGCCGCCGTCCAGGCCGCAGGACCCGCCGTACCGCAGGAGGCGTCGGGCTCGAAGAACGTCGCGCACGGCGGCGTCGCCACCGCCCTCGCGACGCGCAAGGGAAAGGACGGCGACCTCGTGCGCACGAGCGGCTACGCCGTCCCCGGAGACGGCGGCGACGGGCTCTACCGGTTCGTGAAGAAGGACGCCCCTGCGGCGAACGGCGGCACGGTGCTCGCCGGGCCCAAGGGCGGCGCCTGGGTGCTCGTGCACGACGGCACGGTCGACTTCCGGAAGTTCGGCATCATGGATGCCTCCGTCCCCGCCGACGACGCGCTCGACGCGATGGTGGGAGACGGCCGCGTGCGGCGCGTGGAGGCGCACACCGACCTGAACTTCGTCCGCCGGCACAAGTTCTCCCGGTCGAACATCGCCTTCGACTTCGGGCACCACCTCATGACGACGGAGGGCATCGAGAACGCCGGCAAGGACGATCCCTTCGCCGCCGTCATGTTCTTCCGCGGCGAGGTGACCGACGCGGTCCAGGAGGCGAAGCTCGGTGAGGACGTGCCGGACCTCGCCGACATCTTCCCCGTCGCCGACTCGTCGTTCTTCGCGGTCGGGGAGTGGTACGCCGCCGAGGTCAACGCCCTGTCGGGCCGCTGGGAGCGCGAGCTGCAGCGGCTGGTGCAGGTGACCCAGATCGTCGACGGCCGGCACATCCGCGTGAACTACAAGAACGGCTGGCCGCTCGGCAAAGACCGCACGATGACGTGGCGGCACGTGAAGCCGGTGCAGGACGTGACGGTGTCGAACCTGAAGTTCCTCGGCAAGGGGACGGACGAGTACACGGGGTCGCACCCGCTGGCCTTCGAGTACGCGGTGCGCTGCGACGTGGACCACATCGACGGCACGGCGACGTTCTGGCCGCTGATCCAGCGCCGGTGGAACACGTACTTCACCACGGAGAGCTGCACGCTGAAGAACCCGACCTCCGTCACCTGGGGCGGGGCCGGCTACCTGACGCAGCAGATCTACTGCCTGTACGGGTACGTCGCCAACTGCCACACCGCCAACGCCCGGCACCTCAACGACTTCACCGCGAGCGCCTACTGCCTCGTGGAGAACTGCCACGGCGACGGCGACGACCAGGGTCCCTTCGTCACGCACGGCCAGTACGAGCACGACCTCACCTACACGGGCAACTCCGGTCTCATGACGTTCGCGAACTCCGGGGCCGCGTGGGGGTCGGCGGCCAAGCGCATCACCGTCCGCAAGCACGTGTGCTCGTGGTTCGTCGCGCGTGTGCGCATCACCGACCTGACGCTCGAGGACGTGCAGGTGATCGGCAAGCCCTCGCTCTCGGGCTCGGGGATGCTGTGGATCAACGCGGACGGCGCCCAGCTGCGCGGCTGCACCGCGTCGGACACGCTCATCATCACCCAGGCGTCCGACAACTCCGCCCGACCGACGGTGATCGCCGACTCCCACTTCACGTTCGTCGCTCCCGGTGAGCTCACGAACGCCACGGTGAAGACCCCGGTGACGTTCGTCGACACCGTGCTCGACCGGGTCGGCGGCATGAAGATCAACGGCCCGGGTGCGGTCACCTTCCGCGGCTCGACCCTCACCGCGGCAGACGATGCGGCGCCCATCGCGTCGGCGACGGCGAAGCTGCGCGTCGAGGGCTCCACGCTCCGCAACGCCCGCATCGCGGCGGCGGGGAAGGACCGTCAGGTCGTCGAGATCGCGGGTTCCGAGGTGTCGGCGAAGGGCGGGACGACGGTGTCGCGGTCGGGTCCGGGCGAGCTGCACCTGACGCTCTCCGACAGCACCTTCCGGGCCGAGGGGTCGACCACGCACGTCGCGGTGACGAGCGGCGGCACCCATTACCGCGCGGTCGGCAACCGGTTCGAGGGCGGTGCCCTGGAGCTCCGCGACGACGCGTTCGGGAGCGGGTCGACGCTGCTGCACACCGGCAACGTGGAGGCCGGCGTCACCCGCACGGCGTTCCCCGCCGAGGGCGACCGCGTCGTCGACACGGCCAACCTCGTCGTCGGCTGATCCCGCCGGGCACAACTCCGGAGAGGCGGCGCGACCCGCCGCCTCTCCGGCCCCGCACCCGGCGTGTCGCCGAAAATCTCCTGAGTTGTGCCCCGGCGAGTGCCGGTGCCGTCGCCGCGGCATCCCCCTACGGGGTCCGGCGAGACGTCAGACGACGGTGGATCCGACGACGGATGCGGTGCAGCAGCGGCATCTCGAGGTAGATCACGAGCGGGACGGCGATGGTGACGAGCACCAGCGTGCGCATCACGATCGGGAGTCCGGAGAGCGGCGCGGCGAGGAGCAGATTCAAGACGGTGAGGGTCGGGAAGACGGCGACCCAGATCATCAGCGCGAGCTGGTGCTGCGTGGGCGGGGGAACGGGGGTCGCCGTCGGGGCGGGTGCTGCGGACATTGCTGTGTTCCTTCTTTTCGGGGGTCAGGCGCCGCGGTGGGTCGCGAGCTGGGCGGCGAGGTCGTCGTCGGTGAGGTCGGCGTTGAGGGCGATCGCGGCGGCGGAGCCCCTGTCCGGCCGCGGTGATGAGCTGCGCACGCGGATCGGCGACGTTCCCGGCGACGGACACCCCTGGCACGCTCGTGCGTCCGCCGGCATCGTGCCGGACCCACCCGTTTTCATCGGTCTCGCAGCCGAGGGCGCGGAGGAGGGCGTCGTGGGGGCGCATCTCGGGGCGGACGAACACGGCGGAGCGCTCGACGCGGGTGCCGTCGCTCAGCTCCACGCTCTGGAGGCCGTCGGCGTCGATGATGAGGCGGGAGACCTCCCCCGGATGCACGCGGATGCCGCGCGCGTCGAGACGCTCCTGCTCGTCGTCCGTGAGGGGGCGGGTGTGGGGGAAGTAGACGACATCGGCGGACCACTGGGCGATGAGGAGCGTGTGGGCGACCGATGCCGCCGTGCCCCCGATCACCCCGAGGGCGCGATCACGCACCTCGTAGCCGTGGCAGTACGGGCAGTGCAGCACGTCTCGCCCCCAGCGCTCGCGCAGACGAGGGATGTCGGGGATCTCGTCGCGGAGCCCCGTGCTGATCAGGACGCGCCGGGCCTCCAGCCGGCGGCCGTCGTCGAGGGTGGCCGTGAAGCCCGGCGACAGCTCCGCGACGCGTCCGTCGATGATCGTGCCTCCGTAGCCCGCGACCTCGTCCCGTCCGCTCGCGAGCAGCGCGGCGGGTGCGGCGCCGTCACGGGAGAGGAAGCCGTGCAGGTGCGCCGCGGGGGCGTTGCGGGGCTCCCCGGCATCGACGATCGCGACCGTGCGTCGAGCACGGAGCAGGACCAGGGCGGCGCTGAGGCCGGCGGCACCGCCGCCGACGATGAGCACATCGAATCTCTTCATGCCACGAGAGTCGTCCCGGAGGTGCCGGAGCGGCAAACTTCGTTGCCGCTCCTGGGAAACACGGCCAGACTGAGGACGTGCACGGTGACGAGATCGACGCGACGCTCGACGGCGTGGGTACGCGGTTGCGGTGGCTGCGGAAGCAGCGGGGGATGACGCTGACCGACCTGGCCGACGCGACGGGGATCTCAACGAGCACGCTCTCACGGTTGGAGACGGGGCAACGCCGACCGAGCCTGGAGCTGCTGCTTCCCCTGGCCCGCGCCCACCGGGTGCCGTTGGACGACCTCGTCGGGGCGCCCGATGTCGGTGATCCGCGCGTGCGGTTGAAGCCGCGCCGCCGCCACGGCCGGATCGTCGTGCCGCTGACCCCGCACGCCGGACCGGTCCAGGCCTGGAAGATCCTCATCCCGGGGAGCCAGGTGACTCCGCGGCCTCGGGCGCACGAGGGCCGCGAATGGCTCTACGTGCTCAGCGGCACCATGCGGTTGATCCTCGGCACGCGCGACCTGCGCATGGCGGCCGGGGAGGTCGCCGAGTTCGATACGCACGTGCCGCACTGGTTCGGGAGCGCGGACGGGAAGCCCGCCGAGGTGCTCAGCCTGTTCGGCCGCCAGGGGGAACGCGTGCACGGCTGATCCCGCCGGGCACAACTCCGGAGATTCGGCGCGACTCGCCGTCGTCTCGCCCCCGCCTCCGGCGTGTCGCCAAGGATCTCCTGAGTTGTGCCCGGGCGGGCCGGAGGCTGTTCGTGAGGTCGAGACCTCATCGCCTGGAACTCTGAAGTCAGGCCCCGGACACGCCGACGAGCTCGGCGCTGCGCCGCCAGAGGGCCTCGGCGAGAGCGGGGTCGCTCGCCTGCGGGTTCACGCGGGTGGTGAGGACCCGCTCGTCGTAGTAGCCGCCGGAGATCCAGGTCTCGCCGGGAGTGCCGTCGAGGAACCAGCGCAGGGTTTCGCCGCCGCGGTCGCTGCCGATGAGCACGAGACGACGCAGCGGGGTGCGGTAGACGAGGCGCATGATGCTCGACGACTCCGCGGCGAAGTTCGTCGCCACCGTGCCGGGGTGGAAGGCCACGGCGCTGAGCCCCTGCGCGTGGAACTTCTCGTGCAGGCTCTTCGCCATCAGGACGTTCGCGAGCTTGGCGTCGCCATAGGCCTTGTTCGGCGAGTACCGGCGGGTGTTGTCGAGGTCGTCGACGTCGAGATGCCCGAACAGGCGATGGGCGACGCTGGAGGTGTTCACGACCGCGCCGCGGGCGGCGAGCAGCTGCGGGAGCAGGAGGTTCGTCAGCAGGAACGGGGCGAGGTGGTTCACCTGCATGGTCTTCTCGTGCCCGTCGACCGTGGGGGTGCGGTCGCCGAAGATCCCGCCGGCGTTGTTGGCCAGCACGTCGATGCCCGCCGCGCCCACGGCGTCCGTGAGCTGTGCGGCGAGCGCACGCACGTCGTCGAGGCGCGCGAAGTCGGCGGTGAACCACTCCGCGCCGGTCTCCTCCGCGACGGCCCGCATCTTGTCGGGCGAACGGCCCACGAGGAGCAGCCGGTGCGGGGAGCCGGCGAGCTGGCGGGCGGCGGCGGCGCCGATCCCGTCCGACGCTCCGGTGAGGACGATGGTGCGCGCGGTCACGGCGGCGGTCACTCGGCCGACGGCGTGATGCGGCGGACGGCCCTGGTCACGTGCTCGGCGATCACCGCGCGCGCCTGCTCCGGATCGCCGGTCGCGATGGCGTCGACGATCTGCTGGTGGCTGCGCACGTGCTCCTCCTGCTCGGCGGGGTCGAGGGCGGAGTTGGCGGCCTGGATGAACCCGGCGATCCGGCCGCGGAGCTGGGCGCTGAGCTCGTCGAGGAACCGGTGCTCGGCGAGGTCGGCGAGCGTCTCGTGGAAGAGGCGGTCCTGGCGCAGGACCTCGGCCACGTCGCCCGGTGCCGCCGCC harbors:
- a CDS encoding SDR family NAD(P)-dependent oxidoreductase, with the protein product MTARTIVLTGASDGIGAAAARQLAGSPHRLLLVGRSPDKMRAVAEETGAEWFTADFARLDDVRALAAQLTDAVGAAGIDVLANNAGGIFGDRTPTVDGHEKTMQVNHLAPFLLTNLLLPQLLAARGAVVNTSSVAHRLFGHLDVDDLDNTRRYSPNKAYGDAKLANVLMAKSLHEKFHAQGLSAVAFHPGTVATNFAAESSSIMRLVYRTPLRRLVLIGSDRGGETLRWFLDGTPGETWISGGYYDERVLTTRVNPQASDPALAEALWRRSAELVGVSGA
- a CDS encoding peptidase C14; the protein is MTQLDTTTETAALRSRRMLLAGFGAAALGGVAAIGAPAAVQAAGPAVPQEASGSKNVAHGGVATALATRKGKDGDLVRTSGYAVPGDGGDGLYRFVKKDAPAANGGTVLAGPKGGAWVLVHDGTVDFRKFGIMDASVPADDALDAMVGDGRVRRVEAHTDLNFVRRHKFSRSNIAFDFGHHLMTTEGIENAGKDDPFAAVMFFRGEVTDAVQEAKLGEDVPDLADIFPVADSSFFAVGEWYAAEVNALSGRWERELQRLVQVTQIVDGRHIRVNYKNGWPLGKDRTMTWRHVKPVQDVTVSNLKFLGKGTDEYTGSHPLAFEYAVRCDVDHIDGTATFWPLIQRRWNTYFTTESCTLKNPTSVTWGGAGYLTQQIYCLYGYVANCHTANARHLNDFTASAYCLVENCHGDGDDQGPFVTHGQYEHDLTYTGNSGLMTFANSGAAWGSAAKRITVRKHVCSWFVARVRITDLTLEDVQVIGKPSLSGSGMLWINADGAQLRGCTASDTLIITQASDNSARPTVIADSHFTFVAPGELTNATVKTPVTFVDTVLDRVGGMKINGPGAVTFRGSTLTAADDAAPIASATAKLRVEGSTLRNARIAAAGKDRQVVEIAGSEVSAKGGTTVSRSGPGELHLTLSDSTFRAEGSTTHVAVTSGGTHYRAVGNRFEGGALELRDDAFGSGSTLLHTGNVEAGVTRTAFPAEGDRVVDTANLVVG
- a CDS encoding GNAT family N-acetyltransferase produces the protein MSAVVVRSARAEDQSALVALWAAAFTPALAPDQWLVDAERLSHTLVAEDDEGVCGSIYGLPKRLRETAGGVAQVHAIGSVAVAERARGRGLARRLVAASLDEGRDADWALLFTGTPEVYRSSGFLTFSMPRTMAGPWTAPEAVAESDAIARESVGLGVLGTVRDAYEHSRAGGIVLAPVRSDRDWTMAEVRLRGATLYRQVDDGATVGYAVAEVRDGVGLLHDSAVGPTAGDPAAVRGAVLDAVAADWAAAGVRVCELAIPALAAEEAAVRAFAPAAVRQDDRTGMIRPLRREARVDGIRHFTAGDYF
- a CDS encoding helix-turn-helix domain-containing protein, whose protein sequence is MTLTDLADATGISTSTLSRLETGQRRPSLELLLPLARAHRVPLDDLVGAPDVGDPRVRLKPRRRHGRIVVPLTPHAGPVQAWKILIPGSQVTPRPRAHEGREWLYVLSGTMRLILGTRDLRMAAGEVAEFDTHVPHWFGSADGKPAEVLSLFGRQGERVHG
- a CDS encoding hydroxyacid dehydrogenase — translated: MTAGTSAPTVVAACSAELFAEFFSPGDATRLEAVAARLGGTFVRVDRLAEAVLDEARVVVTSWGVGPFDHAVLATLPKLELIAHTGATIKPFATDALFDRGVRVTQAGAGMARSVAEVSLTFTLALLHRVPEMHDALRAGDGWWDADAVGVQHEILGAPVAVIGASRTGRAYLELLRALGAEPLLVDPTIDAAEASSLGAELLPLDDALRRAQIVAVHAPTLPETHHLIGTRELALMPDGAGLVNTARSWLVDEAALLAELQRGRLSAAIDVFDEEPLPADSPFRSAPRVLLTPHRAAGTVEGRLRQGRIVADELDAFAAGQPLRHAVDRAQLSSMA